From a region of the Deinococcus budaensis genome:
- a CDS encoding type II glyceraldehyde-3-phosphate dehydrogenase has product MFSAASAARPGLLDPAAEAGFGWHTTSGVLEREDSMTLSTGKVRVAVNGYGVIGKRVADAVSAQDDMELVGVADVVSDYRIRVAVERGYPVYASVPERSGEMQAAGVPVAGTLQELLAQVEVVVDCAPKKVAAANQAAYQAAGVKAIWQGGEKHELAGYSFVAQVNYAGALNRDSARVVSCNTTALSRISHALHGRGLARRVRAVLMRRATDPWESHRNGMINTAIPETKVPSHQGPDAQTVIPGLDITTLAGAGPYNLSHLHFAMIETTRPVDVEELRAILLDTPRVALVRAADGLEALNSVMELMRDLRRPRGDMWEVAVWEDALASDGREVYLTFQVHNEAIVIPENVDCIRALSGLEPDAAVSIAKTDASLGITRHFLPSTRPPHVTPGEGTPAGFKGAEEPTAPGDG; this is encoded by the coding sequence ATGTTCAGCGCAGCTTCAGCCGCGAGGCCGGGCCTGCTTGACCCGGCTGCCGAGGCTGGATTCGGATGGCACACCACCTCTGGTGTTCTGGAAAGGGAGGACAGCATGACTTTATCGACGGGAAAAGTTCGGGTGGCCGTCAACGGTTACGGCGTGATCGGCAAGCGCGTTGCGGACGCGGTCAGCGCGCAGGATGACATGGAGCTCGTGGGTGTGGCAGACGTAGTATCGGACTACCGCATTCGTGTGGCGGTCGAGCGCGGGTACCCGGTGTACGCCAGCGTTCCGGAAAGGTCGGGCGAGATGCAGGCCGCCGGGGTGCCCGTGGCCGGAACGCTCCAGGAACTACTGGCGCAGGTGGAGGTGGTGGTGGACTGCGCCCCCAAGAAGGTCGCAGCTGCCAACCAGGCCGCGTACCAGGCGGCGGGCGTCAAGGCGATCTGGCAGGGGGGGGAGAAGCACGAACTGGCGGGGTACTCGTTCGTGGCGCAGGTGAATTACGCGGGGGCGCTGAACCGGGACTCCGCGCGGGTGGTGTCCTGCAATACCACCGCCCTCAGCCGGATCAGCCACGCCCTGCACGGACGCGGCCTGGCCAGGCGCGTACGGGCCGTACTGATGCGGCGCGCGACCGACCCGTGGGAGTCGCACCGGAACGGCATGATCAACACGGCCATCCCGGAAACGAAGGTGCCCAGCCATCAGGGCCCGGACGCCCAGACGGTGATCCCGGGGCTGGACATCACCACCCTGGCCGGGGCGGGTCCCTACAACCTCAGCCACCTGCACTTCGCCATGATCGAGACGACGCGCCCGGTGGACGTGGAAGAGCTGCGCGCGATTCTTCTGGACACGCCGCGTGTGGCGCTGGTGCGTGCGGCGGATGGCCTGGAGGCGCTCAACAGCGTGATGGAGTTGATGCGCGACCTCCGGCGCCCCCGCGGCGACATGTGGGAGGTGGCGGTGTGGGAGGACGCCCTGGCCAGCGACGGGCGCGAGGTGTACCTCACCTTCCAGGTGCACAACGAGGCCATCGTGATTCCCGAGAACGTGGACTGCATCCGTGCGCTCAGCGGCCTCGAACCCGACGCGGCGGTGTCCATCGCGAAGACCGACGCCAGTCTGGGCATCACCCGCCACTTTCTGCCCTCGACCCGGCCGCCGCACGTGACGCCGGGTGAAGGAACGCCCGCCGGTTTCAAGGGGGCTGAAGAGCCGACGGCCCCCGGTGACGGATGA